In the genome of Dryobates pubescens isolate bDryPub1 chromosome 18, bDryPub1.pri, whole genome shotgun sequence, one region contains:
- the NXT2 gene encoding NTF2-related export protein 2 isoform X2, with protein MAASVDFKTYVDQACRAADEFVNIYYETMDKRRRALTRLYLDKATLVWNGNAVSGQEELNKFFEMLPSSEFQVNVLDCQPVHVQVCLVELSDLVSYSSCFPLNLKVLLLLESLQETGLHSSGDFCCQLVSNRILTLL; from the exons ATGGCTGCCTCTGTG gATTTCAAAACCTATGTGGATCAAGCTTGTAGAGCAGCAGATGAATTTGTGAACATTTATTATGAGACAATGGATAAAAGAAGAAGG GCTTTAACAAGACTTTATCTGGACAAAGCAACACTAGTTTGGAACGGGAATGCAGTGTCTGGGCAAGAGGAGCTGAACAAATTTTTTGAAATGTTGCCGTCTAGTGAGTTCCAGGTGAATGTGTTGGACTGCCAGCCCGTTCACG TCCAGGTCTGCTTGGTTGAGCTGTCTGACCTGGTTTCATACAGTTCCTGTTTCCCACTGAACTTGAAGGTGCTGCTTTTATTGGAGAGTCTTCAAGAAACAGGGCTTCATTCAAGTGGAGATTTCTGTTGCCAGTTGGTGTCCAATAGGATTCTCACTCTTCTCTAA
- the NXT2 gene encoding NTF2-related export protein 2 isoform X1 — protein MAASVDFKTYVDQACRAADEFVNIYYETMDKRRRALTRLYLDKATLVWNGNAVSGQEELNKFFEMLPSSEFQVNVLDCQPVHEQATQGQTTVLVVTSGTVKFDGDKLRSFNQNFLLTAQATPTNTVWKIASDCFRFQDWAS, from the exons ATGGCTGCCTCTGTG gATTTCAAAACCTATGTGGATCAAGCTTGTAGAGCAGCAGATGAATTTGTGAACATTTATTATGAGACAATGGATAAAAGAAGAAGG GCTTTAACAAGACTTTATCTGGACAAAGCAACACTAGTTTGGAACGGGAATGCAGTGTCTGGGCAAGAGGAGCTGAACAAATTTTTTGAAATGTTGCCGTCTAGTGAGTTCCAGGTGAATGTGTTGGACTGCCAGCCCGTTCACG AGCAAGCTACGCAAGGCCAGACGACAGTGCTCGTGGTGACAAGTGGGACAGTAAAATTTGATGGTGACAAGCTGCGCAGCTTCAACCAGAACTTCTTGCTGACAGCACAGGCCACACCCACCAACACAGTGTGGAAGATTGCCAGTGACTGTTTCCGCTTTCAGGACTGGGCCAGTTAG
- the NXT2 gene encoding NTF2-related export protein 2 isoform X3 gives MDKRRRALTRLYLDKATLVWNGNAVSGQEELNKFFEMLPSSEFQVNVLDCQPVHEQATQGQTTVLVVTSGTVKFDGDKLRSFNQNFLLTAQATPTNTVWKIASDCFRFQDWAS, from the exons ATGGATAAAAGAAGAAGG GCTTTAACAAGACTTTATCTGGACAAAGCAACACTAGTTTGGAACGGGAATGCAGTGTCTGGGCAAGAGGAGCTGAACAAATTTTTTGAAATGTTGCCGTCTAGTGAGTTCCAGGTGAATGTGTTGGACTGCCAGCCCGTTCACG AGCAAGCTACGCAAGGCCAGACGACAGTGCTCGTGGTGACAAGTGGGACAGTAAAATTTGATGGTGACAAGCTGCGCAGCTTCAACCAGAACTTCTTGCTGACAGCACAGGCCACACCCACCAACACAGTGTGGAAGATTGCCAGTGACTGTTTCCGCTTTCAGGACTGGGCCAGTTAG
- the KCNE5 gene encoding potassium voltage-gated channel subfamily E regulatory beta subunit 5 yields the protein MNCSEPRLPALLSALLRELRRAGNASTGAGAGPGGDASLYILLIMIFYGCLAGGLILAYTRSRKLESKHDPYHLYIERDWGRGAGPGQPAEESGPEGQRLV from the coding sequence ATGAACTGCAGCGAGCCGCGGCTGCCGGCGCTGCTCAGCGCACTGCTGCGGGAGCTGCGCCGCGCCGGCAACGCCAGCACCGGGGCTGGGGCCGGTCCGGGGGGCGACGCCTCGCTCTACATCCTGCTTATCATGATCTTCTACGGCTGCCTGGCCGGGGGGCTCATCCTGGCCTACACTCGCTCTCGGAAGCTGGAATCCAAGCACGACCCGTACCACCTTTACATCGAGCGGGACTGGGGCCGTGGTGCCGGCCCGGGACAGCCGGCCGAGGAGAGCGGCCCCGAGGGACAGCGCCTGGTGTGA